The DNA sequence CTTTTTTCAGCATCCATGACAGCTTGAGCTTCACCTGCTTCTTTTACTAAGCGCTGAAACGTCGTATGGCTGATCGTTATACCGGCAAGTTTTTGCGTGACCTCTGAGGCGAGGCGGTAGGTCATTCCCGGCGCTGCAGCTAACTCTGCTCCGAGCATCATAAGGTCTGGGCTGTATCTTTTACGGCGTTTTAAACCGATTGCCTCATCGACAGGGTAATGTGCGTTTCCGTTTCGGTCGTACATCAAGTGGCGTTTATAGGACACTGTCCCAAAAAAACTGGTGAACTCCCGGCTGTCCAATCGCTCACTTTTCCAACCGTATTTTTCCTTGTAATGCGTCGTCATCATCTGATCGAGCTGCTCCAAAAATTCTCCGAACAGATCAGCCATCACTTCCATCAGGCGAATACGTAAGCTTTCCCAAAACGACAACATATCTGTAGACTGTTCCAAGATAGTAGCGATTTCTGGTATAATGGTTTTCAAGGAAGACCTCTCCTTTCGTGGTGGTTAGGAGTACTATTTAGGTCTTCCTTTTCTATATTCTCCCTCCAAATTCCTGCTAAAACCCTTCGAGAGAAATGTTACACATACTTTATCCATCCTTCTTGCATCAACCAACGCCGTTCCATTTGCTACGAATCACAAGTAGAAAACGTTCCAACTAATCCTTCCCTTTTGCGTTGTTCGTACTCACTGCGCAAAATACCCATTAAAATCGTATCGCGATAGCGCCCCTTATGGTAATACCGCTGCCGCTTTCTCCCCTCTTCCTTAAAACCGCACTTCACGTAACACTTGTACGCGCTCGTATTATAGTCGTACACGTCGAGCTCGAGTTTATTTAAATTCATCCGTTCAAACACAAACTGTTGCAATAGTAGAATCGCTTCACTCCCGTAGCCCTTGCCGTGCTCTTCAGGATTTCCGATGACGATGCCAAGCATAGCCACGCGGTTTTTCCAATCGATGGAATATAAATCAATTTGCCCGATATACGTGCCGCTTTCTTTGTGTGCAATCACAAAACCTTTTTGTTGCGTCTTCCCTTCCAAGATCGCATTTAAATAAGCTTCGGTATCGTTCACCGTGTGCGGATACAAGAAATTGTCCGACAGGTTGTCTGTAATCACCGGATCGTTTACCCACTTGCGCATCTTGGTGAGGTCTTCTTTCTGGTACTCTCGCAGCATAATTCGTTCGCCGTACACTCTTGGCATTGTCTCTCTCTCCTTCTTCGTCAGATAACATTTTTACTACTATAGCTGCTATCTGTACTTTCTGCAAGAGTTTTCCACCGCAGTCCCTCTAACATGAAGACGACGATTAGGTGGGCGCGCAACGCGCATGTGAACGGATCTATGACTTCAAAGTGCTCATTTTAGCACACAACATGGAGGGACTGATCACTGCGGAACAGCATTTATACGAGCAAGCGATCGACGTGTTTGAAAAGCAATCGGTCTATCGCGTAAGTACTATCCCGATCCTTGGGTCGGAAGTGTGCTTTATCTTAATATAGGAGAGTCGTGTTACCGCGATAAGCAATACGACCGGGCGCTACGTTGTTACAATATAAAGGGTCTGATGAAACGCAGTTGATTTGCAAAAAGGGAAAGAGGTTAGCCGAAAAGAGTAGGTTGTTCGATAAAAAGAAGGACTTCTTGCAAACTATTACGCGCAGATTGGGGATCGCGAGGCATTTCAGCTATGATCCCTACAGTGTTCGTAGGAGGTACAAGCTTCGTCGTAAAGCCCCACTCTTACGAAACGGAGCAAAACCGTTAACCACTTTGCATCTTTCAGGCGCATCCAACGAGTCGCATCATGTCACTGTTCCCACCGTAAGGGGACGGCTCTCTCGCTGTCCCCTTCCTGTTCCATTCGCGTTCCATTGTACCTATTGCGCCGTGTAGCCGCCGTCTACGAGCAAACTCGCACCGACGACGAACGAGGCGTCGTCGCTCGCTAAGAAAACGACCGGCTTCGCAATTTCCTCCTCGCGTCCAAAACGGCCAATCGGATGGAGCGCCACGAGTTGTTGCTTCTTCTCGTCATCGAGAATGTCGAGGAGCGGTGTATCGACATAGCCGGGGCACACCGCGTTGACGCGAATGCCTTGTTTCGCATAAGTAATCCCGAGTGTGCGCGTCAAGTTGACGACACCAGCTTTTGACGCAGAATACGACGTGACACCGTCTTGTCCTACGTGACCGAGAATGGAGGCGCAGTTAATGATCGAACCGCCTTTTCCCGCCGCGAGCATTTGTTCAATCGCATACTTGTCCGTCAAAAAGACACCGGAAAGGTTGACGTCGATCGCACGTTGCCACTGTGAAAGCGTCAGCTCGTGCGCGGGTATGCCGTCGGTAATACCGGCATTGGCAAACACGACATCGACCGGGCCGAACCACTCCTTCGTTCGTGTAAAGAGCGCTTTTATATTCTCTTCTTTAGAAACATCGCAATGGAAAAAGCGCACGCGATCTTCGCCGCCTAACTTGCGCGCTACTTCCTCTCCAGCCTCGCTGTAATCGCCGATCACGACGTTTGCGCCTTCTTCGAGAAACGCCTTCACCGTCGCTAAACCTAAGCCACTTGCCCCACCTGTCACGACCGCAACTTTACCAGAAAGTTTCAACATTGCTCACTCCTGTTGATTTTGTCGTTGTACATGGATGTCTTTACGGGAGAGTGTCCTAATGTTCCATCACCTGATGTCTTAGCCCGCTTTTCAACTATTGGCTCGTTTTCGTCGAACCACACCTTCATTATACTGCACATACAAGCGCACTCACGAGCCAATTGTTACAAGCACCCAACTTTGTCAGACACATCCATAAACTTACGTGCGGCTAAACTTAAGCAACTCCCCTCTGAGTAGGCAAACACTAATGTACGAGTCGGGTGCGTGTCCAACGATACGTACAGCGGACTATGCGTCGAATCGTGCCGCACAACCATCCGGGGAACTAACGTTACCCCTAGTCCCGCAGCAACAAGTGACTGCGCCGTCTGAATATTGCTCGTCACAAAAGCGACATGTGGCTGATAACCGCTTTCCGCACATAAGTCGAGCACCACGCGCCGAAAGCCAAACCCTTGCTTGAGCAAAATGAACGGCGCGCCGGCAACCGACGCCATCGGCAGCACCCGCCCGTGACCTGTTGTTACTGCACTTACCCCAGTACCCACCCGATTCCCGCGGTTGTTGCTCGCATCCTCCACGCCGCTCACGCCAATGTCGTTAATCGCCTGACCGACGTCAGCACCCTTAACGATGCGCCGCACGTCTTCCGACATCCAATGTCTCTCCATCCGCGGAAGCGCCAGTAACAACGGTTCCGTCAACATCGGACGCGTATCTAATCGGCTACTTTCTAGCGGCAAGGGTAAAATAGAAAAATCGACGAGCCCCCTTTCCGTAATTTTTTCTATCGCTGCTGGTGACTCCTCGATAAGCTGCACACTTACTTGCGGGTATTTTTCGGAAAAAGCTTGGATAGTCGGAGGGAGGACGTGGCCACCTGTCACAGGTGGGACACCGATCGCCAATTCCGCGCCCATCTCTTCGCTCCCGTCACGCATTTCGCGTAACAAGTCGTCGTGAGCCTTGACGATCGGCACTGCCTTTTCAATAAACATTTTCCCTTCATGCGTCGATACAACCGGACCACGCCGACGATAAAATAAGCGAACCCCGAGTTGTATGTGTCAAGCTTTACTCGACGACCTTACAGGATCAAGGATTTAAAGACCTAAATATGTCATTCCCTAACGTTCACTTGTTGTCCGCCCTTGAGGAGTTAACTCTTCAAGGACGGCGATTAACCACCTTATCCAAATACCCAATAGCACTTGAAGCTGATGCGGCACCTACTTGGATCCTGCCAACTTGAACCCCAATGTGATCCGACTTACCTATTCGCCTCGCATGGCGTTTTAGTTTTTGTGTCACTTGGCGGTTGGGCCAGACAGTTAATAATGCCTGTCTCAACGTCCCATTGGTAACGCCTTGTTGTACTTTGGCGATGGCTTGAGCCCCTTCTTCACTCCAGTACATGCCACGACGTTTCATGCGGTATGCCAGACGTCTCTGGTTCGATTCCATGCATCCCATCCTACGAGCATTTTTTGGCACGTCTGGACTAACCTCACGCCAGTCGCAGAGGATCTCCCAGTGCCCTTCAAGATACTTCTGCATGTTCTCGATACGCTTTTCCTCTCGCTCCGTCTCTGCATTTCCCTGTGCCGTATCAATCACCGCTTTAAACCTATCCTTATTTTTTTCGGATATTGCCTTTTCAATTTGAGGAATGAGCCTTGGCTGGCGGCTCAACCCGCGACGAATACTCCTCTTTACGTGAAAAGGATCCAATTGGCGGACAACCGATGTCGCTTCAGAAAAGGTATTTTGAACGCGTTCCTCAGAGATCCATGAAGCCGCATCCGCATTAGTCGCCACATGTGTATGTGAGAGATCCCAACGATGTCGAATCGCTGCATAACCTATTTCCCAAAAGTCATCCACCGATTCAACGGTAGAAAAGACGTGACGATCTGTTAACGAGACACGCTGTCCGTTTTGCTCCCACCCGGTATAGGCAAGCATATTTTTGATCTCTATTCCTTTGCCTCTCCCTTTGACGTATAAGCCATCTGCTTCGCAATATAAGTGCTTAACGGACGGAGAGTTAGGAATTACCGTATCCTCAAAAATTCGATCCCTTTTTTCAGCATCCATGACAGCTTGAGCTTCACCTGCTTCTTTTACTAAGCGCTGAAACGTCGTATGGCTGATCGTTATACCGGCAAGTTTTTGCGTGACCTCTGAGGCGAGGCGGTAGGTCATTCCCGGCGCTGCAGCTAACTCTGCTCCGAGCATCATAAGGTCTGGGCTGTATCTTTTACGGCGTTTTAAACCGATTGCCTCATCGACAGGGTAATGTGCGTTTCCGTTTCGGTCGTACATCAAGTGGCGTTTATAGGACACTGTCCCAAAAAAACTGGTGAACTCCCGGCTGTCCAATCGCTCACTTTTCCAACCGTATTTTTCCTTGTAATGCGTCGTCATCATCTGATCGAGCTGCTCCAAAAATTCTCCGAACAGATCAGCCATCACTTCCATCAGGCGAATACGTAAGCTTTCCCAAAACGACAACATATCTGTAGACTGTTCCAAGATAGTAGCGATTTCTGGTATAATGGTTTTCAAGGAAGACCTCTCCTTTCGTGGTGGTTAGGAGTACTATTTAGGTCTTCCTTTTCTATATTCTCCCTCCAAATTCCTGCTAAAACCCTTCGAGAGAAATGTTACACATACTGTGAAGTCTGGCAAATCACCGTCTCACACATTCTTCTCCAGTTAAGCTTGTCCAACCGCCGTCAAACGCGGCATGACGTATCATTTGAGCGCTTGCCTTTTTTACGGCATTGAGTAAACGACAGCCTTTTTTACGGCATTGAGTGAACGACATTAAGGATTTCGTTTGTCCGATGCCTTTCGTTTTTCCCGATGCCTGACGGCATGGCGTTCGCGCGACTTTACGATGCGCAACCACCATTATAGCAGTCCGGAAGTCGATCGTTCAATCGTCATCGTTTTCCATACGCTGTATGTCCCCTATTGTCTGTGATATAATTAATATAAAGAAAGTTTCGCCTGCGAAAGATGGTGGTTGCTGTGAGCGATTTGCTCGATCCCAAAATCGATTTTGTCTTTAGTCAAATGGCTCCTTTTTTAAAAAGGAATCGACCCATCAAACTGGGGGGAATTGGAAATGGGCGAATTCAAAAAGATAAATTGACTTCAAAAAAAGGTGATCTACCAATATACTTGTATAGAGAAGATGGCACAAGAGGAGAAGATCACATGCTCGTATTAGAAAACGATCAGTTCAAACAGCGGGAAGACGTCCAGATCGATCCCGAAGACCGCGGCTACCAATTTGGCGATGGCATTTACGAAGTGATACGCGTGTACGACGGTCAGCCGTTTTTGCTCGGCGAACATATCGAACGCCTCGTCCGGAGCGCCCGCGAAATTAAACTACCGTTACCGCTATCAGCTGAGAAGCTGGAAGGAAAAGTAACAGAGTTAATTGCACAGGCGGGATCGTCATCAACAGGAGTAACTAACGCCACCGGAAACGTGTACGTACAAATTACGCGCGGAGTCGCGCCGCGTACCCACCAATTCCCGAAAAATCCGCAACCGAAGCTCATCGGCTACTTCATCCCCGCCGAGCGGCCACACACCGCGATGGCAAACGGGATTAAGGCGATCACCGCGCCTGACATCCGCTGGTTGCGCTGTGACATTAAGAGTTTAAATTTATTGGGGAGTGCGTTAGCGAAACAAGAAGCGGTTGAGCGCGGTTGCCAAGAAGCGATCTTACATCGGGATGAAGTCGTCACTGAGGGCAGTTCGACGAACGTCTTTATCGTAACGGACGGCATGCTCCGTACGCACCCGGCAAACCACCTCATTTTACACGGCATTACACGCGCGACTGTGCGTCAATGTGCGGAACAGCTCAATTTGCACGTGAGCGAAGCGCCGTTTACACTACGTGAACTACTGGCGGCAGACGAAGTGTTCATTACGGGGACGACAGTAGAAATATCTCCCGTCATCGAGATCGATGCACGACCGATCGGTAACGGTAGCCCGGGGCCAGTGACGCGGCGGTTGCAACAAGCGTTTGCAGAACTGATTGACCAAGGCGTAAAATAAGCCTCGCAACGCGTCAACACGTCATTAATACGGTCGACAGCCACGATTTTCGCCAGTCAGCGACGTCCGTGCGATAGTCAGCAACGTAGTGCGACAGTTTCTAATGTTAATGGATCAAGCGCAGGATCAAACACAGATAGCTCAAATTGAACCGCAAGCGATTCTTATTTATCTGTTCGGAGGGGTGATCGATGAGGCGAAGGCTTTGTAAATCTTCTTACGACCGCTGGATGTTTGGGGTGTGTGGCGGTATCGCCGAATACTTCGGACTCGACGCGGCACTCGTACGCATTGTTTGGTTAATTGCGGCGTTATTTTTCGGAACGGGTGTGCTAATGTATTTTGTTTTATTCATTTTAATGCCTTCGGACGACCGGTATGACGATGATCGATACTAAGCTGAAAGAAGGTCAATCTACCTTAATGAGGTACGGTGCCATACGTCGAAGGCTACGTGACGCACCGTAAAGTAGGCGGGGCAATAGCCCCGCCTTCGCCGTGTGACGCTACCGTATGTTAACTAATGGAACAAAGACCATACGACATTTGTTTCTTATTCACTGACGAACCATTCGTGCAGTTTCGTGTCGGTACCGAGTCCGATGTGCGGCCCGTGAACCCGTTTGTTCATAGCCAGAAGGTCAACTGGCTCCCACAGTGGCAATACGGGGAGTTCTTCGTTCATCAGTTTTTGCCACTTCACGTACGTATCTTTACGGTAGTTCTCGTCTTCCATCGCTTTCTTACCTAAAGCTTCTTTCAGCAATGTGTCCGACTCTTCGTTCACCCAGCGCGGATGGTTCCAAAACGCATTGCTCGCCCACAAA is a window from the Numidum massiliense genome containing:
- a CDS encoding LysR family transcriptional regulator substrate-binding protein; protein product: MFIEKAVPIVKAHDDLLREMRDGSEEMGAELAIGVPPVTGGHVLPPTIQAFSEKYPQVSVQLIEESPAAIEKITERGLVDFSILPLPLESSRLDTRPMLTEPLLLALPRMERHWMSEDVRRIVKGADVGQAINDIGVSGVEDASNNRGNRVGTGVSAVTTGHGRVLPMASVAGAPFILLKQGFGFRRVVLDLCAESGYQPHVAFVTSNIQTAQSLVAAGLGVTLVPRMVVRHDSTHSPLYVSLDTHPTRTLVFAYSEGSCLSLAARKFMDVSDKVGCL
- a CDS encoding PspC domain-containing protein; its protein translation is MRRRLCKSSYDRWMFGVCGGIAEYFGLDAALVRIVWLIAALFFGTGVLMYFVLFILMPSDDRYDDDRY
- a CDS encoding SDR family NAD(P)-dependent oxidoreductase, coding for MKLSGKVAVVTGGASGLGLATVKAFLEEGANVVIGDYSEAGEEVARKLGGEDRVRFFHCDVSKEENIKALFTRTKEWFGPVDVVFANAGITDGIPAHELTLSQWQRAIDVNLSGVFLTDKYAIEQMLAAGKGGSIINCASILGHVGQDGVTSYSASKAGVVNLTRTLGITYAKQGIRVNAVCPGYVDTPLLDILDDEKKQQLVALHPIGRFGREEEIAKPVVFLASDDASFVVGASLLVDGGYTAQ
- a CDS encoding ISLre2 family transposase translates to MLSFWESLRIRLMEVMADLFGEFLEQLDQMMTTHYKEKYGWKSERLDSREFTSFFGTVSYKRHLMYDRNGNAHYPVDEAIGLKRRKRYSPDLMMLGAELAAAPGMTYRLASEVTQKLAGITISHTTFQRLVKEAGEAQAVMDAEKRDRIFEDTVIPNSPSVKHLYCEADGLYVKGRGKGIEIKNMLAYTGWEQNGQRVSLTDRHVFSTVESVDDFWEIGYAAIRHRWDLSHTHVATNADAASWISEERVQNTFSEATSVVRQLDPFHVKRSIRRGLSRQPRLIPQIEKAISEKNKDRFKAVIDTAQGNAETEREEKRIENMQKYLEGHWEILCDWREVSPDVPKNARRMGCMESNQRRLAYRMKRRGMYWSEEGAQAIAKVQQGVTNGTLRQALLTVWPNRQVTQKLKRHARRIGKSDHIGVQVGRIQVGAASASSAIGYLDKVVNRRP
- a CDS encoding GNAT family N-acetyltransferase → MPRVYGERIMLREYQKEDLTKMRKWVNDPVITDNLSDNFLYPHTVNDTEAYLNAILEGKTQQKGFVIAHKESGTYIGQIDLYSIDWKNRVAMLGIVIGNPEEHGKGYGSEAILLLQQFVFERMNLNKLELDVYDYNTSAYKCYVKCGFKEEGRKRQRYYHKGRYRDTILMGILRSEYEQRKREGLVGTFSTCDS
- the dat gene encoding D-amino-acid transaminase, with product MLVLENDQFKQREDVQIDPEDRGYQFGDGIYEVIRVYDGQPFLLGEHIERLVRSAREIKLPLPLSAEKLEGKVTELIAQAGSSSTGVTNATGNVYVQITRGVAPRTHQFPKNPQPKLIGYFIPAERPHTAMANGIKAITAPDIRWLRCDIKSLNLLGSALAKQEAVERGCQEAILHRDEVVTEGSSTNVFIVTDGMLRTHPANHLILHGITRATVRQCAEQLNLHVSEAPFTLRELLAADEVFITGTTVEISPVIEIDARPIGNGSPGPVTRRLQQAFAELIDQGVK